A single region of the Ursus arctos isolate Adak ecotype North America unplaced genomic scaffold, UrsArc2.0 scaffold_10, whole genome shotgun sequence genome encodes:
- the RASL11A gene encoding ras-like protein family member 11A isoform X1, whose amino-acid sequence MRPPTMSGHCLLAPIPESSSDYLLPKDIKLAVLGAGRVGKSAMIVRFLTKRFIGDYEPNTGKLYSRLVYVEGDQLSLQIQDTPGGIQGSSDVILSPLPPRASLIQTHFDLSQVQDNLTQVVDSLSKCVQWAEGFLLVYSITDYDSYQSIRPLYQHIRKVHPDSRAPVIIVGNKGDLLHARQVQTHDGIQLANELGSLFLEISTSENYEDVCDVFQHLCKEVSKLHSLSGEKRRASIIPRPRSPNMQDLKRRFKQALSSKVKAPSALG is encoded by the exons ATGCGGCCGCCCACCATGTCTGGGCACTGTCTGCTCGCGCCCATCCCCGAGTCCTCCTCCGACTACCTCCTGCCCAAGGACATCAAGCTGGCCGTGCTGGGCGCCGGCCGCGTGGGCAAGAGCG cgaTGATTGTGCGCTTTCTGACCAAGAGATTCATTGGCGATTATGAACCGAATACAG GCAAGTTGTATTCACGGCTCGTCTACGTAGAGGGGGACCAGCTCTCCTTGCAGATCCAGGACACCCCCGGGGGCATCCAG GGTTCCTCTGATGTTATTTTGAGTCCTCTCCCACCGAGGGCTTCCTTGATCCAGACTCATTTTGATCTTTCCCAGGTCCAAGACAACCTCACCCAGGTAGTTGATTCCCTGTCCAAGTGTGTGCAGTGGGCAGAGGGCTTTCTGCTGGTCTACTCCATCACAGACTATGACAGCTACCAGTCCATCCGCCCCCTTTACCAGCACATCCGGAAGGTCCACCCCGACTCTAGGGCCCCTGTCATCATCGTGGGCAACAAGGGGGACCTTCTGCATGCCCGGCAGGTGCAAACACATGATGGCATTCAACTGGCCAATGAGCTGGGCAGCCTGTTCCTTGAAATTTCCACCAGTGAAAACTACGAGGATGTCTGTGATGTGTTTCAGCATCTCTGTAAAGAAGTGAGCAAGCTGCACAGCCTCAGCGGGGAGAAGAGGAGAGCCTCCATCATTCCCCGGCCGCGCTCTCCCAACATGCAAGACCTCAAGAGGCGCTTCAAGCAGGCTCTGTCTTCCAAAGTCAAAGCCCCCTCTGCACTGGGGTAA
- the RASL11A gene encoding ras-like protein family member 11A isoform X2 → MRPPTMSGHCLLAPIPESSSDYLLPKDIKLAVLGAGRVGKSAMIVRFLTKRFIGDYEPNTGKLYSRLVYVEGDQLSLQIQDTPGGIQVQDNLTQVVDSLSKCVQWAEGFLLVYSITDYDSYQSIRPLYQHIRKVHPDSRAPVIIVGNKGDLLHARQVQTHDGIQLANELGSLFLEISTSENYEDVCDVFQHLCKEVSKLHSLSGEKRRASIIPRPRSPNMQDLKRRFKQALSSKVKAPSALG, encoded by the exons ATGCGGCCGCCCACCATGTCTGGGCACTGTCTGCTCGCGCCCATCCCCGAGTCCTCCTCCGACTACCTCCTGCCCAAGGACATCAAGCTGGCCGTGCTGGGCGCCGGCCGCGTGGGCAAGAGCG cgaTGATTGTGCGCTTTCTGACCAAGAGATTCATTGGCGATTATGAACCGAATACAG GCAAGTTGTATTCACGGCTCGTCTACGTAGAGGGGGACCAGCTCTCCTTGCAGATCCAGGACACCCCCGGGGGCATCCAG GTCCAAGACAACCTCACCCAGGTAGTTGATTCCCTGTCCAAGTGTGTGCAGTGGGCAGAGGGCTTTCTGCTGGTCTACTCCATCACAGACTATGACAGCTACCAGTCCATCCGCCCCCTTTACCAGCACATCCGGAAGGTCCACCCCGACTCTAGGGCCCCTGTCATCATCGTGGGCAACAAGGGGGACCTTCTGCATGCCCGGCAGGTGCAAACACATGATGGCATTCAACTGGCCAATGAGCTGGGCAGCCTGTTCCTTGAAATTTCCACCAGTGAAAACTACGAGGATGTCTGTGATGTGTTTCAGCATCTCTGTAAAGAAGTGAGCAAGCTGCACAGCCTCAGCGGGGAGAAGAGGAGAGCCTCCATCATTCCCCGGCCGCGCTCTCCCAACATGCAAGACCTCAAGAGGCGCTTCAAGCAGGCTCTGTCTTCCAAAGTCAAAGCCCCCTCTGCACTGGGGTAA